The nucleotide window CATATAGTGCATCACAGCGATATGCATGTGGACACTACCACTGCCAACAGACATCATCCAATAGAAAGTATTTTTCGTGCGGTGTTTACTTTACTTGCTGTAATAATTTCCGGTGCGCCGATGTGGTTGGTAATGATGTATCAAAGTGCATCTGTTGTTTTTTCACAATTCAATCATGCGAATATTACTTTACCCCATTGGTTGGATAAGGCAGTAAGCTGGGTAATAGTTTCACCTAACATGCATAAAGTGCATCATCATTATTTACAACCATTAACGGATACCAATTATGGAAATATTTTTTCTATTTGGGACAGACTATTTAAAACATTTGCAAGTGTAGAAAAACCCAATGAAAATTTGCAGTATGGAATTGATTTATTAATGCAGGAAAAAGACAGTCAACAAATCGGTAATTTACTTACAATGCCTTTTAAAAAATATGAGCCATTGCCAACGTCAAAGTTTGTTGATTCTAAAAAGTATAAATAGAATGTTTGTCATCTATAGCTATGGCTATGGCTATAGCTATGGCTTTGAGCTTCCTTGCAACCATCGAGTAACCGGTATCACAATTGACCACGGTAATATTTTAGAAAAAAATGCATTCACTTTATTTAAGAATCCGGGAATAACAATGCGCTTTCCTTTTAGCATTGCGTTATAACTTTCTTTCGCAACAAATTCTGCACTTAATATTGGATAATATTTTAATAAGCGTGTATTGCCTGTATGTAAATTGCTGGCTTCCATAAATCCGGTTTCAACAGGTCCGGGATGTGATGAAGTAACAGAAACATGAAATGGTTTCAACTCATTATATAATGCAGAAGAGAAATAATATACATACGCTTTTGTTGCATAATAAATAGCCATTGAAGGCCCCGGTTGAAAAGCAGCATTGGATGCAATGTTTAAAATCTTTCCGCTTCTTCTGGTTTGCATTTCAAGTGCAAATAATTTTGTGAGATGTGTAAGCGCAATCATATTTAAATCCATCATGCTCTTCTCTTTTTCCCATGGTGTAGAAGTAAATAAACCAAACTCTCCAAATCCCGCATTATTTATCAGATAATCAATTACAATATTTTTACTTTTTAAATAGTCATAAATTTCCTGCGCTGCATTTTCCATAGTTAAATCTTTTATAATTACTTCAACTTGAATTGAAAATTGTTGCTCCAAATCATTTTTAATTGCAAGCAACTTATCCTGACTACGAGCCACCAAAACAAGATTGCCTTTTCTAGATGCATGCAGCTTTGCTATTTCCAAGCCGATACCGCCGGATGCTCCGGTAATTAATGCTGTTGACATTTAATTAATTGATTTAGATTTTTAATAGGAATTTATTTCAATAAAAATTTATAGAAAATGCATTGACGATTCAGGAAGATAATATTGCAGGAATAGTAATCTTTCTTAATGTTAATTAAAGCGTATTTGAATTGGCTTCGTTTTATTGCTGTAGAAATGAATAATTAAATGAGGATAAATCAAAAAGCAATGTATGATTTTTTTTGAAAGAAATATCAAGATCTATTATATCCAAGTTCTACTAAATATCTATTCATCTCTCCACCACCAATTTCTGTGTTATCAGCATTGCG belongs to Bacteroidota bacterium and includes:
- a CDS encoding sterol desaturase family protein, with the translated sequence METVIHYFETIPSLHRALILAGGLTFFWLIESVIPLFKFNYKKPRHALTNIFLTITTLLINLPFAFVIVLTADYFSEHHIGLLYVFNLPVIIFIFAGLLLLDFIGAYIIHVIQHKVKWMWKFHIVHHSDMHVDTTTANRHHPIESIFRAVFTLLAVIISGAPMWLVMMYQSASVVFSQFNHANITLPHWLDKAVSWVIVSPNMHKVHHHYLQPLTDTNYGNIFSIWDRLFKTFASVEKPNENLQYGIDLLMQEKDSQQIGNLLTMPFKKYEPLPTSKFVDSKKYK
- a CDS encoding SDR family oxidoreductase, with the translated sequence MSTALITGASGGIGLEIAKLHASRKGNLVLVARSQDKLLAIKNDLEQQFSIQVEVIIKDLTMENAAQEIYDYLKSKNIVIDYLINNAGFGEFGLFTSTPWEKEKSMMDLNMIALTHLTKLFALEMQTRRSGKILNIASNAAFQPGPSMAIYYATKAYVYYFSSALYNELKPFHVSVTSSHPGPVETGFMEASNLHTGNTRLLKYYPILSAEFVAKESYNAMLKGKRIVIPGFLNKVNAFFSKILPWSIVIPVTRWLQGSSKP